A part of Citrifermentans bremense genomic DNA contains:
- the ligD gene encoding DNA ligase D, which translates to MGLEEYQRKRDLGTTPEPPARAGKSAKSLRFVVHKHSASHLHYDFRLELDGVLKSWAIPKGPSLDPSVKRLAMMVEDHPYDYGDFEGVIPKGNYGAGEVIIWDAGTYAAVGAADPELGERQLREGLRKGDLKFVLSGTKLNGEYALVRIKGDKDNTWLLIKKKDQFSSAVDVTLQDRSVVSNLSIEEVRAGQIPRLAPAAAAEAAEPVGPVGPDPDPMPHRITPMLAGSVAEPFDDPGWLFEIKLDGYRAIAEIENGQVQLYSRNNLSFNKRFPAIVSSLASLPVTAVLDGEVVALDEKGRSYFQLLQNSQRTGEPNIYYFAFDLLYLDGKDLRAEPLLARKERLRSMLPEIPWVRFSDHITEYGKQFFELARENNLEGILAKRADSLYFAGRRSGDWLKIKIRLQQEAVICGFTQPRGSRKGLGSLVLGVYENEELVYIGLAGGGFDEAGLKEMYAALQPLVQPESPFRQQVKTSMPVTWVKPVLVCEVEFAEWTDENVMRQPIFLGLREDKDPRSVVREIFPAEVQSQARHEQSTDLDADAGEPAAEKTAAAETSSKKGGTKKGEESVVIDGQKLTLTNLDKVFWPEEGYTKGDVVDYYRKMAPVILPYLADRPESMYRTPHGITEGGFYQKEAGDLLPPWITAKEIYSKHVDKNIRFLVCQDEATLVYMANLGCIEINPWLSRLQQLDYPDYLVIDLDPEDIPFEKVVETAIAVREVLESAGAESFPKTSGATGIHIYVPLGARYDYETAGGFAKLVATLAHHKVPGFTSLLRSPKERQKKVYLDFLQNKPGQTLAAPYSIRPRPGATVSTPLKWEEVKPGLDPRQFTIRSIGERLERVGDLFQGVLGPGIDIERCLDRLQNG; encoded by the coding sequence ATGGGACTGGAAGAGTATCAGCGCAAACGTGATCTGGGCACGACACCCGAGCCGCCGGCCAGAGCTGGAAAGTCGGCAAAGTCCTTGCGGTTCGTGGTGCACAAGCACTCGGCCTCGCACCTGCATTACGACTTCAGGCTTGAGCTGGATGGCGTTTTGAAGAGCTGGGCCATCCCCAAGGGCCCCTCGCTGGACCCGTCCGTGAAAAGGCTCGCCATGATGGTGGAAGACCACCCGTACGACTACGGCGACTTCGAGGGGGTGATCCCCAAGGGGAACTACGGGGCAGGCGAGGTGATTATCTGGGACGCCGGAACCTATGCGGCAGTCGGAGCGGCCGACCCGGAGCTGGGTGAGCGGCAGCTGAGGGAGGGGCTGAGGAAGGGGGACCTGAAGTTCGTGCTCTCCGGCACGAAGCTCAACGGCGAGTACGCACTGGTGCGCATCAAGGGGGACAAGGACAACACCTGGCTCTTGATCAAGAAAAAGGACCAGTTCTCTTCGGCCGTGGACGTGACGCTGCAGGACCGTTCCGTGGTCAGCAACCTGAGCATCGAAGAGGTGAGGGCGGGACAGATTCCGCGGCTTGCGCCGGCTGCCGCGGCAGAGGCCGCGGAACCTGTCGGACCTGTCGGCCCCGACCCCGACCCGATGCCCCACCGGATCACCCCGATGCTGGCCGGTTCCGTGGCCGAGCCCTTCGACGATCCGGGCTGGCTCTTCGAGATAAAACTCGACGGCTACCGCGCCATCGCCGAGATCGAGAACGGGCAGGTGCAGCTCTACTCCCGCAACAACCTCTCCTTCAACAAGCGCTTTCCCGCCATCGTCAGCTCACTGGCCTCCCTGCCGGTGACGGCGGTTCTCGACGGCGAGGTGGTTGCCCTGGACGAAAAGGGAAGGTCCTACTTCCAGCTCTTGCAGAACAGCCAGCGCACCGGCGAGCCAAACATCTACTACTTCGCCTTCGACCTCCTCTACCTGGACGGCAAGGACCTGCGCGCCGAACCGCTCCTGGCGCGCAAGGAGAGGCTGCGTTCCATGCTTCCCGAAATTCCCTGGGTCCGCTTCAGCGACCATATCACGGAATACGGCAAGCAGTTCTTCGAGCTCGCCCGCGAGAACAACCTGGAGGGGATCCTCGCGAAAAGGGCCGACAGCCTGTATTTCGCGGGGAGAAGAAGCGGCGACTGGCTGAAGATCAAAATCCGGTTGCAACAGGAGGCTGTGATCTGCGGGTTCACCCAGCCCCGGGGGAGCAGGAAAGGTCTGGGCTCTCTGGTGCTGGGGGTCTACGAAAACGAAGAGCTGGTCTACATCGGGCTTGCCGGGGGGGGATTCGACGAAGCCGGGTTGAAGGAGATGTACGCCGCGCTGCAGCCGCTCGTCCAGCCGGAATCACCTTTCCGGCAGCAGGTTAAGACGAGCATGCCGGTCACCTGGGTCAAGCCGGTTTTGGTCTGCGAGGTCGAGTTCGCCGAGTGGACCGACGAGAACGTCATGCGCCAGCCCATCTTCCTGGGGCTGCGAGAGGACAAGGACCCACGGTCGGTTGTGCGGGAGATCTTTCCAGCCGAGGTGCAGTCCCAGGCCCGCCATGAGCAAAGCACGGACCTTGATGCGGATGCTGGCGAGCCGGCTGCAGAGAAGACCGCTGCAGCTGAGACTTCCTCGAAAAAAGGGGGCACGAAAAAAGGTGAGGAGAGCGTCGTCATCGACGGGCAGAAGCTCACCCTGACCAACCTGGACAAGGTCTTCTGGCCGGAGGAGGGGTACACCAAGGGGGACGTCGTCGACTACTACCGCAAGATGGCGCCGGTGATACTCCCCTACCTGGCGGACCGCCCGGAGTCGATGTACCGCACCCCGCACGGCATCACTGAGGGAGGGTTCTACCAGAAGGAGGCCGGCGACCTGCTACCCCCTTGGATCACGGCGAAGGAGATCTACTCCAAGCACGTGGACAAGAACATCAGGTTCCTGGTCTGCCAGGACGAAGCGACGCTCGTCTACATGGCCAACCTTGGCTGCATCGAGATCAACCCCTGGCTGTCGCGGCTGCAGCAGCTCGATTACCCGGATTACCTGGTGATCGACCTGGACCCCGAGGACATCCCCTTCGAGAAGGTGGTCGAGACAGCCATCGCCGTGCGCGAGGTACTGGAGAGCGCGGGGGCGGAAAGCTTCCCGAAGACCTCCGGGGCCACCGGCATCCACATCTACGTCCCCCTGGGAGCCCGCTACGACTACGAAACGGCCGGCGGCTTCGCGAAGCTGGTGGCGACCCTCGCGCACCACAAGGTCCCCGGCTTCACCAGCCTCTTGCGCAGCCCGAAAGAGCGCCAGAAAAAGGTGTACCTCGACTTCCTGCAGAACAAACCGGGCCAGACGCTTGCCGCCCCCTACAGCATCCGCCCCCGCCCCGGGGCCACCGTCTCAACGCCGCTTAAGTGGGAGGAGGTGAAGCCGGGCCTGGACCCGCGCCAGTTCACCATCAGGAGCATCGGAGAGCGGCTGGAGCGGGTCGGCGACCTGTTCCAGGGCGTTCTCGGTCCCGGCATCGACATTGAGCGCTGCCTGGACCGGCTGCAAAATGGTTAG
- a CDS encoding SAP domain-containing protein, which translates to MKVQEIREIAQMLAIPTSKLKKGELIRVIQKTEGNSECFDSGQSGKCGQRECLWAEDCN; encoded by the coding sequence ATGAAAGTCCAGGAGATTCGGGAGATAGCCCAGATGTTGGCTATCCCCACATCAAAACTGAAGAAAGGCGAATTGATCAGGGTGATACAAAAAACCGAGGGGAATTCTGAGTGCTTCGATTCCGGGCAGTCGGGAAAATGCGGCCAGCGGGAATGCCTGTGGGCAGAGGACTGCAACTGA
- a CDS encoding ferritin-like domain-containing protein, producing the protein MNRDDILDHLEKLIQLDVDATHAYDQAIRNVNEVVIKDKLIQLQADHRKHIDLLSAKMLELGGTPPELTSDFKGFLISGFTALRSLTGSKGALEAMETNERLTTSRYEEASKLDFPVDISAIVRANYADEQRHLSFIREAISTLK; encoded by the coding sequence ATGAACAGAGACGACATACTCGACCACTTGGAAAAACTGATCCAGCTCGACGTGGATGCCACCCATGCCTACGACCAGGCGATCAGGAACGTGAACGAGGTGGTCATCAAGGACAAGCTGATCCAGTTGCAGGCCGACCACAGAAAGCACATCGACCTCCTCTCTGCGAAAATGCTGGAGTTGGGTGGGACCCCGCCTGAGCTTACCTCCGACTTCAAAGGGTTCCTGATCTCGGGCTTCACCGCCCTGCGCAGCCTCACCGGCTCGAAAGGCGCGCTGGAGGCGATGGAGACCAACGAGCGCCTGACCACCAGCCGCTACGAAGAAGCATCGAAGCTCGACTTCCCGGTGGACATCTCGGCCATAGTCCGCGCCAATTACGCCGACGAACAACGCCACCTCTCCTTCATCCGCGAGGCGATATCGACGCTGAAATAG
- the treZ gene encoding malto-oligosyltrehalose trehalohydrolase, translating to MVAAAWKFDLGATVFKEGGTRFRVWAPKSQSVNLLILSGKAAGAVPMQQEEMGYYSVTVPGVGDGDRYLYQLDNGKTFPDPVSRYQPDGVHEPSQVVDPDLFEWGDEGWAGIPLEQYRIYEIHVGTFTREGTFQAAIPFLDYLVDLGITAVEIMPVSQCPGKRNWGYDGVFHFAPQNSFGGPGGLKRLVNACHKKGLAVLLDVVYNHFGPEGNYLWDFGHYFTDKYRTPWGRAMNLDGAYSDSVLEFFLLNAGYWINEFRFDGLRLDAVDWIFDQTPKPLLQRLAEEVHLHRKRLGREIFLFAENDTNDARLIKPPELCGFGLDAQWLDNFHHALRTMLTRETTGYYEDYGQFGQMVKSFEEAFVFTGEYSAYRKRRQGGSAKDRPTSQFVVFSQNHDQVGNRKCGDRLSASLPLGQLLLVAGVVILSPYIPLLFMGEEYGEKAPFHYFIDHSDPELIELVRKGKHEEHASGICEGEIPDPAAEETFLESKIDLVSEKVGEQAVILEFYKKLFSLRSTLPALQVFQREQMEVFGLNHERVLCFRRWSGENSVLCLFSFNNMQQEISLRLTEGKWEKLLDSSSQHWRGPGDESPTKIEVTGEPGDIPVSINPFSVVVYAADLTGGAHGAS from the coding sequence ATGGTAGCTGCTGCATGGAAATTCGACTTGGGGGCGACCGTGTTCAAGGAAGGGGGAACCCGCTTCCGTGTCTGGGCGCCAAAGTCGCAATCGGTGAACCTCCTCATCCTGTCCGGCAAGGCGGCCGGAGCGGTACCCATGCAGCAGGAGGAAATGGGCTACTACTCGGTTACCGTGCCGGGGGTGGGCGACGGGGACCGCTATCTCTATCAGCTCGACAACGGCAAGACCTTCCCGGACCCGGTATCCCGCTACCAACCGGACGGGGTGCACGAGCCTTCCCAGGTGGTGGACCCCGATCTCTTCGAGTGGGGGGACGAAGGGTGGGCCGGCATCCCGCTGGAGCAGTACCGGATCTACGAGATCCACGTGGGGACCTTCACCAGGGAAGGGACCTTCCAGGCGGCGATCCCCTTTCTCGATTACCTGGTGGATCTCGGCATTACCGCCGTCGAAATCATGCCGGTATCGCAGTGCCCGGGCAAGCGCAACTGGGGTTACGACGGCGTCTTTCACTTCGCTCCGCAGAACAGCTTCGGCGGGCCGGGCGGGTTGAAAAGGCTGGTGAACGCCTGTCATAAAAAGGGGCTCGCGGTGCTCCTGGACGTGGTCTACAACCACTTCGGTCCCGAAGGGAACTACCTCTGGGATTTCGGCCACTACTTCACCGACAAGTACCGCACCCCCTGGGGACGGGCCATGAACCTGGACGGTGCCTACAGTGACTCGGTGCTCGAGTTCTTCCTGCTGAACGCCGGGTACTGGATCAACGAGTTCCGCTTCGATGGACTGCGGCTGGATGCGGTCGACTGGATCTTCGATCAGACCCCGAAGCCCCTCTTGCAGCGTCTGGCCGAGGAGGTGCACCTGCACAGGAAACGGCTGGGGCGGGAAATCTTCCTTTTCGCCGAGAACGACACCAACGACGCCCGGCTGATCAAGCCGCCGGAGCTCTGCGGTTTCGGCCTCGATGCACAATGGCTGGATAACTTCCACCACGCGTTGCGTACGATGCTCACCAGGGAGACCACAGGCTACTACGAGGACTACGGCCAGTTCGGCCAGATGGTGAAGAGCTTCGAGGAGGCCTTCGTCTTCACCGGCGAATATTCTGCGTACCGCAAGCGCCGCCAGGGGGGATCGGCCAAGGACCGCCCGACCTCGCAGTTCGTGGTCTTCTCGCAGAACCACGACCAGGTGGGGAACAGGAAATGCGGGGACCGGCTGAGCGCAAGCCTCCCGTTGGGACAGCTCCTTCTGGTCGCCGGGGTGGTGATCCTTTCCCCCTACATCCCGCTGCTGTTCATGGGAGAGGAGTACGGAGAGAAGGCCCCCTTCCACTACTTCATCGACCACAGCGACCCGGAACTGATCGAGCTGGTCCGGAAGGGGAAGCACGAGGAACACGCATCCGGCATCTGCGAGGGAGAGATTCCCGACCCGGCGGCGGAGGAGACTTTCCTTGAGTCGAAGATAGATCTCGTCAGCGAAAAGGTGGGGGAGCAGGCGGTCATCCTGGAGTTCTACAAGAAACTCTTCTCCCTGCGCAGCACCCTTCCCGCATTGCAGGTGTTCCAGCGCGAGCAGATGGAGGTCTTTGGGCTCAACCATGAGAGGGTCCTCTGCTTCAGGAGGTGGTCCGGCGAGAACTCAGTCCTTTGCCTGTTCAGCTTCAACAACATGCAGCAAGAGATCTCCCTGCGGCTTACGGAAGGGAAGTGGGAGAAGCTGCTCGACTCGTCATCCCAGCACTGGCGCGGCCCGGGGGACGAATCACCGACGAAGATCGAGGTGACAGGAGAGCCGGGGGATATTCCGGTGTCGATCAACCCATTCAGCGTGGTGGTTTACGCCGCCGACCTGACAGGAGGAGCACATGGAGCAAGCTAA
- a CDS encoding DUF3536 domain-containing protein, which translates to MEQANRFVCIHGHFYQPPRENPWLEAVEIQDSAFPYHDWNERITAECYASNSASRILDGDQRVMDITSNYAKINFNFGPTVLSWMEAAAPKIYQAILEADKLSMQWRSGHGSAIAQVFNHMIMPLANSRDKRTQIVWGIKDFEQRFQRFPEGMWLAETAVDLESLDLLAEYGIKYTILAPHQAAGYRELGAEEWTETEIDPTRAYLCKLPSGREISLFFYDGPISRAVAFENLLDSGEALANRLVGGFTEDRDWEQLMHIATDGETYGHHQKFGDMALAAALNHIEQNNLARLTNYGEYLELCPPIMEAKIHERTSWSCAHGVERWNSDCGCSGGVPGWNQQWRRPLRASLDWLRDRLAQGFSRKGAELFKDPWQARDAYIEVILNRDMERAESFLAQHVKKELDAAGKITALKLLEMQRHAMLMYTSCGWFFDELSGLETVQVIDYASRALQLSDGIVEQGVEKAFLDRLKEAKSNIPAHQDGLWIYQNFVLSIRLDLVKVGAHYAFSSLYEEYEDHSQIYCYAIAKEEYSKISTPDAVIAMGRIHVASEITEENACLTFCVMRLGSHDFKGGVIESCDAQAYVAMREEMSATFDKGLYTELVTLMDKHFGTHSFSLLNLFADEQRKIINVIINQNMEESISSYQEMFERSRPLMEFVKETRVPVPHIFLAAAEPALNQALKKAMSEEEIDDEAVHRIIGQIKKWQVGIDGGDTEYFMRRHMEVMSAQLMETPEDVKLMGRMLKYMNLLNEIPINLVLWQMQNDYYILAKSVYSDYAAKAAKEEGAGAWIEAFQKLGETFRFNLGAVLPQG; encoded by the coding sequence ATGGAGCAAGCTAACCGGTTCGTCTGCATTCACGGCCATTTCTACCAGCCGCCGCGCGAGAACCCCTGGCTCGAGGCGGTCGAGATCCAGGATTCCGCCTTCCCCTACCATGACTGGAACGAGCGCATCACCGCCGAGTGCTACGCTTCCAACTCGGCGTCTCGTATTCTCGACGGCGACCAGCGGGTCATGGACATCACCAGCAACTACGCCAAGATCAACTTCAACTTCGGCCCCACCGTCCTCTCCTGGATGGAGGCGGCAGCGCCGAAGATCTATCAGGCGATCCTGGAGGCGGACAAGCTGAGCATGCAGTGGCGCTCCGGGCACGGCTCGGCCATCGCCCAGGTCTTCAACCACATGATCATGCCGCTGGCCAACTCCCGTGACAAGCGGACCCAGATCGTCTGGGGGATCAAGGACTTCGAGCAGAGGTTCCAGCGCTTCCCCGAGGGGATGTGGCTCGCCGAGACCGCCGTGGACCTTGAGAGCCTGGATCTCCTGGCGGAGTACGGGATCAAGTACACCATCCTCGCGCCGCACCAGGCGGCGGGGTACCGCGAGCTCGGCGCAGAGGAGTGGACCGAGACCGAGATCGACCCCACCCGCGCCTACCTTTGCAAGCTTCCATCCGGGCGCGAGATCAGCCTCTTCTTCTACGACGGCCCAATCTCCCGCGCCGTCGCCTTCGAAAACCTCCTGGACAGCGGCGAGGCGCTCGCCAACCGGCTGGTCGGAGGTTTCACCGAGGACCGCGACTGGGAGCAGCTGATGCACATCGCCACCGACGGCGAGACCTACGGCCACCACCAGAAGTTCGGCGACATGGCGCTCGCCGCGGCCCTGAACCACATCGAGCAGAACAACCTGGCGCGGCTCACCAATTACGGCGAGTATCTGGAGCTCTGCCCCCCGATCATGGAGGCGAAGATCCACGAGCGCACCTCCTGGAGCTGCGCCCACGGCGTCGAGCGCTGGAACAGCGACTGCGGTTGCTCCGGCGGGGTCCCGGGATGGAACCAGCAATGGCGCCGCCCGCTGCGCGCCTCGCTCGACTGGCTGCGCGACCGCCTGGCCCAGGGGTTCTCGCGCAAAGGGGCCGAGCTCTTCAAGGACCCGTGGCAGGCGCGGGACGCGTACATCGAGGTCATCCTGAACCGGGACATGGAGCGGGCCGAGAGCTTCCTGGCCCAGCATGTGAAGAAGGAGTTGGACGCCGCCGGGAAGATCACCGCGCTTAAGCTTTTGGAGATGCAGCGCCACGCCATGCTGATGTACACGAGCTGCGGCTGGTTCTTTGACGAGCTTTCGGGGCTCGAAACGGTGCAGGTGATCGATTACGCGAGCCGCGCTCTGCAGCTTTCCGACGGGATCGTGGAACAGGGCGTGGAAAAGGCGTTTCTGGACCGCCTCAAGGAGGCGAAGAGCAACATCCCCGCGCACCAGGACGGCCTTTGGATCTACCAGAACTTCGTGCTTTCCATCCGGCTCGACCTGGTGAAGGTCGGCGCCCACTACGCCTTCAGCTCCCTCTACGAGGAGTACGAGGACCATTCCCAGATCTACTGCTACGCCATCGCCAAGGAGGAGTACAGCAAGATCTCCACCCCGGACGCGGTGATCGCCATGGGGCGCATCCACGTCGCCAGCGAGATCACCGAGGAAAACGCCTGCCTCACCTTCTGCGTCATGCGCCTTGGGAGCCACGACTTCAAGGGGGGGGTGATCGAAAGCTGCGACGCGCAGGCGTATGTGGCCATGCGCGAGGAGATGAGCGCCACCTTCGACAAGGGGCTCTACACGGAGCTCGTCACCTTGATGGACAAGCACTTCGGCACCCACAGCTTCTCGCTTTTGAACCTCTTCGCCGACGAGCAGCGCAAGATCATCAACGTCATCATCAACCAGAACATGGAGGAGAGCATCTCCAGTTACCAGGAGATGTTCGAGCGCAGCCGCCCGCTGATGGAGTTCGTCAAGGAGACCCGGGTCCCGGTGCCGCACATCTTCCTGGCCGCGGCCGAGCCCGCTCTGAACCAGGCCCTGAAAAAGGCGATGAGCGAGGAGGAGATCGACGACGAGGCGGTGCACCGCATCATCGGCCAGATCAAGAAGTGGCAGGTGGGTATAGACGGCGGGGACACCGAGTATTTCATGCGGCGGCACATGGAGGTGATGTCGGCGCAACTTATGGAGACTCCGGAGGACGTGAAGCTCATGGGGAGGATGCTGAAGTACATGAACCTCCTGAACGAGATCCCCATCAACCTGGTGCTCTGGCAGATGCAAAACGACTACTACATCCTGGCCAAGAGCGTCTACTCCGACTACGCCGCAAAGGCGGCCAAGGAGGAGGGGGCGGGCGCCTGGATCGAGGCGTTCCAGAAGCTCGGCGAAACTTTCCGCTTCAATCTCGGCGCGGTGCTGCCGCAGGGGTAG
- a CDS encoding malto-oligosyltrehalose synthase, with translation MAENHKPAARIPTATYRLQFNYGFTFADATRIIGYLDDLGISDVYASSYLAAKEGSVHGYDVVNQTVLNREVGDEESYLTMVEELKRHGMGHILDFVPNHMCIESGENLWWMDVLENGMSSPYARFFDIDWEPVKKELTGKVLLPLLGDQYGKVLEGGGLQLFFKEGAFYVQVYALQIPLEPGSYLQLLQHRLDALKEKFPPEAAPLEELLSIETALQHLPLATEQDPEKMGERHREKEIIKKRLWQLCQESPEVAAFIADNVKSFNGSKGDPRSFDLMDKLLRDQVYRLSYWRVATEEINYRRFFDINGLAAIRMEDQAVYDLTHTLLFRLIREGKVTGVRIDHVDGLYDPVSYLQNLQKSSYFQLRQADEPIPSNNGEEQKEALEKEYNAILETDPCYKPFYAVVEKILMKGELLPDQWPVFGTTGYDFLNSVNGIFVDTEKSKQMDRLYDRFVKWGGDFPDLVYEKKKLVMQVSLSGEGNMLAHQLNNIAEQDRLTRDFTLNSLARAISEVIACFPVYRTYANSASVRDKDVQYIEAAVSKAKRRNPAISGSVFDFVRDVLLLKSPERASEDDRRAWFYFAMRFQQITGPVMAKGLEDTAFYVYNRLVSLNDVGGMPGKFGTTLEAFHGQNLDRNKTFPHAMIATATHDSKRGEDVRTRIDALSEIPELWQKAVVRWNRFNKGKTTTIENQPVPDRNEEYLLYQILLGVWPAGEMDQEAYEGLKGRVRDYMVKAIREAKVNTSWVSPNSAHEEGVTSFVDRVLEPGPGNVFLREFLPLQRRLARCGIFSSLSQTFLKMVSPGVPDFYQGTELFEFTLVDPDNRRQVDYGKRMEALAGLKAREAEVGPQALWRELMEKAEDGRIKLYLIYRVLNYRRNNRGPFEGGEYLPLEAKGARQRHVCAFARKGKDKTVIAVAARLVATLVPAEVSLPLGEEAWQDTVLALPEGCGGRFRNVINGEELEAQEHEGEKVIRLSQLFGEVSVALLESTSTSA, from the coding sequence ATGGCAGAGAATCATAAGCCGGCTGCGAGGATCCCGACAGCGACCTACCGGCTGCAGTTCAACTACGGCTTTACCTTCGCCGACGCCACCAGGATCATCGGCTACCTGGACGATCTCGGCATCAGCGACGTCTACGCCTCCTCGTACCTCGCCGCGAAGGAAGGGAGCGTTCACGGCTACGACGTGGTGAACCAGACCGTGCTGAACAGGGAGGTGGGGGACGAAGAGAGCTACCTCACCATGGTGGAGGAGCTGAAGCGGCACGGGATGGGGCACATTCTGGACTTCGTCCCAAACCACATGTGCATCGAAAGCGGCGAGAACCTCTGGTGGATGGACGTCCTGGAAAACGGGATGAGCTCCCCCTACGCGAGGTTTTTCGACATCGACTGGGAGCCGGTGAAAAAGGAACTGACCGGGAAGGTGCTGTTGCCGCTTCTCGGGGACCAGTACGGCAAGGTGCTGGAAGGAGGCGGCCTGCAGCTCTTTTTCAAGGAGGGAGCCTTCTACGTACAGGTTTACGCGCTGCAGATACCGCTGGAACCTGGGAGCTACCTGCAGCTCCTCCAGCACCGCCTGGACGCCCTGAAGGAGAAATTCCCGCCCGAGGCCGCACCCCTCGAAGAGCTCTTGAGCATCGAGACGGCGCTGCAGCACCTGCCGCTTGCGACCGAGCAGGACCCGGAGAAGATGGGGGAGCGGCACCGCGAAAAGGAGATCATCAAGAAGAGGCTTTGGCAGCTCTGCCAGGAGTCGCCAGAGGTGGCGGCGTTCATCGCGGACAACGTGAAGAGCTTCAACGGCAGTAAGGGCGACCCGCGCAGCTTCGACCTCATGGACAAACTCCTGCGGGACCAGGTGTACCGCCTCTCTTACTGGCGGGTGGCGACGGAGGAGATCAACTACCGGCGCTTCTTCGACATCAACGGCCTTGCCGCCATCAGGATGGAAGACCAGGCGGTGTACGACCTGACCCACACCCTTTTGTTCCGGCTGATCCGGGAGGGGAAGGTCACCGGCGTCAGGATCGACCACGTGGACGGGCTTTACGACCCCGTCTCCTACCTGCAGAACCTCCAGAAAAGCAGCTACTTCCAGCTGCGTCAGGCAGATGAGCCGATTCCCTCGAACAACGGGGAAGAGCAGAAAGAGGCGCTCGAGAAGGAATATAACGCGATCCTGGAGACGGACCCTTGCTACAAGCCCTTTTACGCCGTGGTCGAGAAGATCCTGATGAAGGGGGAGCTCCTCCCTGATCAGTGGCCGGTCTTCGGGACCACGGGGTACGACTTTTTGAACAGCGTGAACGGCATCTTTGTTGACACGGAAAAGTCGAAGCAGATGGACCGGCTCTACGACCGCTTCGTCAAGTGGGGGGGAGATTTCCCGGACCTGGTCTACGAGAAGAAGAAGCTGGTAATGCAGGTATCGCTCTCCGGAGAGGGGAACATGCTGGCGCACCAGTTGAACAACATCGCCGAGCAAGACCGGCTCACCCGCGACTTCACCCTGAACAGCCTGGCCCGAGCCATCAGCGAGGTGATCGCCTGCTTCCCTGTGTACCGCACCTACGCGAACTCCGCCTCGGTGCGCGACAAGGACGTGCAGTACATCGAGGCGGCCGTCTCCAAGGCCAAGCGGCGCAATCCCGCCATCAGCGGCTCCGTGTTCGACTTCGTGAGGGACGTGCTGCTCTTGAAATCCCCGGAGCGGGCCAGCGAGGACGACCGCCGCGCCTGGTTCTACTTCGCCATGCGCTTCCAGCAGATAACCGGGCCGGTCATGGCCAAGGGGCTCGAAGACACGGCCTTCTACGTCTACAACCGGCTGGTCTCGTTGAACGACGTCGGGGGGATGCCGGGGAAGTTCGGCACCACCCTGGAAGCCTTCCACGGGCAGAACCTCGACCGCAACAAGACCTTCCCCCACGCCATGATCGCCACCGCGACCCACGATTCCAAACGCGGCGAGGACGTGCGCACCAGGATAGACGCGCTCTCCGAGATCCCGGAGCTCTGGCAGAAGGCCGTGGTCAGGTGGAACCGGTTCAACAAGGGGAAGACCACGACCATCGAGAATCAGCCGGTGCCCGACCGCAACGAGGAGTACCTGCTGTACCAGATCCTCTTGGGGGTATGGCCGGCTGGCGAGATGGACCAGGAGGCATACGAGGGCCTCAAGGGACGGGTCCGGGACTACATGGTCAAGGCGATCCGGGAGGCGAAGGTCAACACCAGTTGGGTGAGCCCGAACAGCGCCCACGAGGAGGGGGTGACCTCATTCGTGGACCGGGTCCTGGAACCGGGGCCGGGAAACGTCTTTTTGCGCGAGTTCCTGCCGCTGCAAAGGCGGCTGGCGCGCTGCGGCATCTTCAGTTCCCTTTCCCAGACCTTCCTGAAGATGGTCTCCCCCGGGGTTCCCGACTTCTACCAGGGGACCGAGCTTTTCGAATTCACCCTGGTCGACCCCGACAACCGTCGCCAGGTCGACTACGGAAAGAGAATGGAAGCGCTGGCAGGGCTTAAGGCGCGAGAGGCGGAGGTGGGGCCGCAAGCGCTCTGGCGCGAGCTTATGGAAAAGGCTGAGGACGGGAGGATCAAGCTCTACCTCATCTACCGAGTCTTGAATTACCGCAGGAACAACCGCGGCCCCTTCGAGGGGGGGGAGTACCTGCCGCTGGAGGCAAAGGGAGCTCGGCAGCGCCACGTTTGCGCCTTTGCCAGGAAGGGAAAGGACAAGACCGTGATAGCTGTTGCGGCGCGCCTGGTGGCGACCCTGGTGCCGGCGGAAGTAAGCCTGCCGCTGGGGGAGGAGGCCTGGCAGGACACGGTACTGGCGCTTCCGGAAGGGTGCGGCGGCAGGTTCAGGAACGTCATCAATGGCGAGGAACTGGAAGCGCAGGAGCATGAGGGGGAAAAGGTGATCAGGCTTTCGCAGCTCTTCGGAGAGGTGAGCGTGGCGCTGCTGGAATCCACCTCCACCTCCGCGTAA